The genome window TAAAATGCAGTTACTACTAATCAGATCCTCCAACTTTTTGCATAGACCATTCACAGACAAAAAATTTTTGCAAGTACTtctttgcagagaagaatgaaaATTTAGAGGTTCAAAAAACTTTTGCAAGTATATTTGTACATCTACCATGGTAATTGGCACTTCATCGACGTAATTTCTTTCTTTAACCAAAAGTTTTATGTTTTTGCACATTTTCTAAGACAATTTACATCAAACTATCCATGCACATCAAGTTTTAATTTTCCTCTAATGGGCATTATAgctcatttccttttttttctctatgtCTCCTTTGCTATCTAACATTTTCAAAAGGAAGATGTAAAAGCAGAGAAAGCGAGATGTACTTTGGTCATCTGCGTCTCGTCATCGTGTGGTATATCCTCTCCTCAGATGTACTTTGATCACCTCACTTCTTTTGTTGAGCTCTCAACTTTATTCTTCCTTGCAATCTCAATAGCCtgccagtgaggaaatggataGATGAAGCTTAGTGAGAGTACGCCATATTGCTACTTCTATAGTTCTATACAGTTAAGAGCACATCAAAGTGTCATTGGTAACTTAAATTGTTACTAACTAAGGAAAGCTAAAAATACCACCACCAACCTGCAGGGCTCGCCATCTAGATGACGATATACATCATTTATtgcttcataatttttttaagttacCTTGAGCTAATTTTGGGAATAGCAAGTCAAATAATGCAGGGTTCCCTAGAGCTATAAAGATCATATGAAGAAGTGGAAATTTCACAAAAGAACAAATGAGGTGATTAACAGATTAACCTAAAGGACTGCCAAAGAAACTAGGTAACTTGCTCATGAGTGCTCTATTGGTGCCCCCTGCATGGAGTAATTTGAGAAAGCATCTCAATGACTCAAGTCAGTAAAATAAGCAGAATTTTGCACAACAACTTAAAAAAGTTATGTTATGAGATATAGACCTTCAATCATCAATCATGGAACATAGGCTTTTTCAAGTCTAAAAATACAAAGAGATACATCTCTACCTTGTTCTTTAACTAAGAGGATAATGTCTCGCTGATGGCTCTCAACAGCTCTAGAAGCTCACTGAATTTTCAGAGAGCAGGCAATGCACCTAAGAAAATAATCGGAAACAAAATAGGGAAATATTGGCAAAACTATTAAAAAACATAATGCTATCTACACATGCTATCAGTGGAAAACTGAATTAGCTTGATCAACTCATTAAACCTGAAGATACCATAACACATCTTAATTGAGCAAAAATCAGAATGTGTTCAAATGTCACAACCAtactaaggccatctccagcagcttcctcaaattttcatcctcaaaacactgttacagcatcccctatcattattacagcatcccttatattttcatctccagtagctaccctattttctaccttctactctctttttctctctccggtcccgctgtcagcctctgtgtaCAGTACAGCTACAGTACCGACATTGTTTTCTTCCTCCGGGCCCACTGGCAGTCTCTGAACTCCGCAGATTTGCATGTCCATATTCTCTCTCCGCAGTACTGTAGCATCACTGTAGCACTGGGTACCCATTCTGCTGGGAATGCtacagtactactacagtatgTTATGCACTCACAATATCAACACCTGAAATGAACAAACTAAACCATCTATGACTTCAATTGATGATACTCAAGAATAAAAGCAGCAGAGATTAGAAAGGGCAAGAATCACACAAGAGCTCCCTAGATCACACCATGGCCAGATGTTTGATTGAAGTTAGCTTTATAAGCTTTTTTAACACTAGCAGGTAGCAATGACCCAAAACAATAGGGTGAAAATTTTAAGTAAGTGCAGGCTCTTCCTTATATGGTCCACCCTGAACATCTCTCACTGAGAAGTGCGTTAACCTGAACTGCTGTGTGTAATTGGCACACAACTCTTCTTTTTTAATAGAGAAACATATGCTGTCACGCTACCAAAGACCATTCATGTTTCTTTGACTGAATCAATTTTGTAACCTatttagaaaaacaaaaatcaatttaTCAGTAAGAACTGAACAACATTTTGGTGTTTAAAGTTTAAGCCATGGATACAGGATAAATACTGTAGGTTCCATACTGCTACGTTTACACCCAACCATTTTGACAATTTAACTTTCAACTATTTTACATAATCAACAAATGGGCACACAGGAAAGAAAACTCACATGCAAAAAGCTACAAATCAAACCTTGTTTGCAGAATTATCTTGAAACAAAGTCATTTATAATAGCATCGAGTCATTTACCTTGGGATTTATATTGGTATTATAGATGGCAGATAGTACACACCATCACATGTTCTATCCATTTATATCAATAAAATCTAGCAAAGCACAAACAAAGGAATGGATTATTCAGGTCAAGATGCAAGAAATTAAGAATGCGACCAATGTTTAGTCCTGTCACTACCGCCAGTTAAAACACAGGCTTGTCGTCTGCACCCCATAGGTAGTAGCTCCATCGATGCAAGGGCAGCTCCTCCCTTTCTCTTGCATGCTATACATGGTAGTGAGTCCCTACCTCCAGTCCTATATTTCCACCCAATCAAAGCAGCCATCCTCCTGGAGCACCACAAGAGGGAAGAGATTACGGGAGGTCAGGCCAAGAGTCCAAGAAGAGGAGGGAGTTGGGCCGGGGCCAGGGTCTTAGAGTTGTACCAGGGAGGGGAGGCAGCAGATGTAGCGGCATGACAACGACGACGTGCTCGAGGAAGGGGATGGAGAGGGCCGAGGGTCATGGCGAGATCGATCTCGGTGCCCTTACCGCGCCACTCGAGCACCCACGACTCCCAGGAGCAAGTAGCGGTGGCAGCCAATGAAGAGTCCCCCGAGCTCATCCAACGACGAACGCCTTGGGGGCATGGGCCGGAGGCGCCAGATTCGATGGCGACCGCAGTCCACAGCACCATGTGTTGAGGTGCTTGGTTTAGTTGGGTGCGGCTGCCACCCAAGGGGCGGGACCACGCGGAGGCGCTCAGCACTGGCAGTCGCGCCCGTGCCAGCGTGGCGGACAGCGGATGGTGGTGAACCAGCCGTGGGAGACGATAGGCTGGTGGCTGGTCGATGGCGTGCAACCACGGTTGCCAGCGAGCGTCGCGGGTGGCCAGTGCGACAGTGTATTGGGAGGGTACggcgtcggggggggggggggggcggagtGCTGCGGAAAGGGGGTCACACCAGCAAGCGTGGCGGCCACGGGacaggaggcggcggcgatggcgtgGGTAGGAGAGAGAGCGGCGCTCGGACGATGGAAGTCGGAGGTGAGGGGGCATCGAGGCTTCCAGACGAGGGCGTCGATATTTTTAGGGGCGCGGGGTTTCTTTTCTCCATAGTGGAGCAACAACCAGCGATTAGGCGCCATCCCGGCGGAAAGCAGGAGAGCCACGCGATTCGCATCGGACGGCGCAAAACATTGTCTTCGACGTGGATAGCGCGGCTGGCCGGGAGCCCGGGAAGCCGCGGCGCTCTTATAGATAGTAACAAGAGCGTGTTATATGACCTATTGGTAAGATAGGAGTGTACAATAAGTTTATAATATTTagaatataaattttttatgttaGATCTATAGCTACTACAACTACAGTTAAAGCCTATACGGGGATATGACTGAACTATTAGACAATATATAGCGACCTGATCTAAGCATAGTTAGAGTTAATTATAGATACAGTTATCACAGTTGTACATAACATGTAGTTCACTTACAACCAGTAGTAACCCAACTAACAAAAGCATATGTTTCTACTGGCCATGGATCAACAACTAAACAATGAGAGATGAAGCTACTGAACCTTATATATGAAGGTCTAATCCACATCAATTGTGGCCGCATTGTCCCTGGTTCGTCAAAAGATGTGTgttcatttatatatttttaacatatGGTATACAGGTGGAGTATATAGCCGAATAGATGCAATTGGGAAAAACAGTTACCTAACAAAGAGACTTCGTATCCTTTGTATCTCACAACATCCGTCAGTGGACGAAACAATCACATGGGGCAGAACAGTGTAGAAAATGCTGCTATGTTACTACAGAAGTAGCACCAAAGGATAGCTCGACAGCACAAGTGACAGCATCAGGTCTTTGGTACAGCAGTTCCTGGAAAAAATTGGCCAAATGGACGTTCGTCTGGTCTGTGAAACAACACAAAACAAGATGTGAATACCTCAATTGGAAATTCATTGTTAAGTGTTAGCTGAATGTTCAGTGAACCATAAATGAACACTACAATCCCATCTTCCGTTTCAAGAACACAAGCCTCAAGTCTCTTCGCAATGGGTACAAGAGTGAATTCCTGGACTGTTTGGTTCCTGTCAGAAGTGGGCAACCGATAACTTTTATCAAAGGATCAAAGCCTCATGcttcaaagagaaaaaaaataaccaGCTTCAGAAAAGCCTAAGCATTATTAAGTGCATGAGAACTTGAGAAGCATGATTCACAAAAACTCTAAAAGCTTAACCGTGCTTGAGTTCCCAACTACGCAATTTCAATTCTAATTTGAGCCCAGGTTGATAGTAAGCAACTTACACGTATTCAGGTCATAGCCAGGACGATATTATTTAACTCCTAGGAAAAGCTGGTCAATGGTTCCCATGATCCTAGAGCTGTCACGTTAATAGTAACATAGCGTTGATGAAACCCTTAGAGTGAACATTTCCATTGTTCTACAGCTGTCCAATAGAAAAGTAAAGAAATCTGCAGTTCTCTGTGGATTAGAAAGAGAGGATAGAGGTCTGCATTTCAAACACAATTTTTACCTGGTGCAAAACAAAGTGCAATCAAGGAAAATGGTGAACAAAATTGCTTGGCTGGATTATTTTTTGATGAGAACAGCTATTGCTCTGTGATTTGTTATACTAAAGAAAATAGGAACTGAAGCAACTATTACAGGGATTTTAGCAGCGTCAGTAAAAATAAGAAGATTATGTGGAATTTGTATCCATGTTGGTTCTATTTCgttattattttttgttgttggaACTAATCTATTTCCTATATCTAATATCTATTTGGTAAAATTTTGTAGCTCTTCGTATTCAACGCTAGAGGTATTAGTCCTTTTAAAACTCATATTTTCTGTTAGATGTAGAACTTGAACATGTTTCCATAGTTTCGATTGTAATGGGAGGTTGGAATACATGGATAGTAACAATGCATAACATTTGGAGGTGAAGAGTAACCTTGCACAAGCAGCACGAGTTTTGGGGGGGCCATGGTGACTTGTTGTTCGGGTGGGCGGTAGAGCAGCGTCGCACAAAGTCGAAAAATATTGGCCTCTCCAGCTAATTGAGCGACGAAACTAATAGGTAGGATGGAGATTAGGGATTTGGAAGGGGAATGGGAGGTGGGGGAGCCGGAGGCGGACCTTGGAGCTGGCGGCGCGACGGAGCGGCGAGGGGCTGAGAGGATGCAGACAGCCAACACGGTGTTGTGGTCGCAGGCGGAGCTCCAGGAGGCCAACTCGCCAAAGGGCGATCCGACGAGGGAGAGCGGCGGGAGAGGGCAGATTTTTCTAGCATACAACCGAGCGCAGAGGTGGATTTTTCTAATACACAGCCACGAGCGGAGAAGTCGGTCGAAGAATCGCGATTCGATGGAGACAATGCGGTCGGCCTATGCGTACCAGACGGCCATGAGGAGCTGGTGGTGCAATCCAACAACTCGCGTAAAAAAGTTGACGTGGATAGGTCAAAAGAGCTCAAATGCGACCGCGTTTAGATACGTAAGATGTTATGCAATTCAGTTATGTGTTTTAACTTTTAAGTTGCACTCTGTAAACATCATACGTGTATGTGTTCAAATTGCATGGTCAAACAGTATTACGATTTGAATTTTTCACAGGTATATACCTACATTTTACGAGAGTCATGTGCATGTCATCTCGATGCTGGTGAACACTAGTACACTAGAGCTAGCTCACAAACTCGTGCACGACACCGTTCACCTCGATCATGCTACACCCGGGCACCTTCGCCACGCCGGCCTGCCTCATCCTTCCCCTCACGCCAGCGCCGCAGCCGGCCTCCCCGCCGCGCTCCAGCACGCTCGCCGCGAGCACGTACGCGCCGCTGTCGCGCGGATCGCACCGCACGGCCTCGCGCGCCGCGCGCGCCCCCAACTCGGCGTCGCCGTGCAGGCGGCACCCGGAGAGTAGCGCGCCCCAGACGGCCGCGTCCGGCGCCATCGGCATCGACCAGATTGCGTCCTCGGCCTCCCGGAGCCTCCCGGCACGGGCGAGCGCGTCGACGATGCAGCCGTAGTGCTCGATCTCCGGAACGACGCCGTGCTCGCTCGCCATTGATGCGAAGGCGGCTTTCGCCTCCTCGGGCATGCCGGAATGGCCGTAAGCCGTCAAGACCGCGATGAAGGTGACGTTGTCTGGGCTCAGGCCGTACGAATTCAGCTCGGAGAACAAGGCAACTGCTTCTTGGCATTGCCCGTGCACCGCCAGCCCCTGCATCATGGAGTTCCAAGACGATAGCTTGGCCAGGCCCTGTGATCTTGCGGTGTCGAACACCTGGCGAGCCTTGTGTATGGAGCCACACTTGCAGTACATGTCGACCAAGGCGGTGACGACGAGCGCGTTCATGGCGACCCGGTGGGTGCCTATGTACGCGTGCACCCACGCGCCCTGCTCCAGCGCGCCGAGGTTGGCGCAGCAGCCCAGCACGCTGACGAGCACGTTGGCGTTCGGCTCCACGCCGTCAGCCTGCATTGCCGCGAACAGCGCCATGGCGTCCTTGCACCTTGCGGCGCGCGCGTACGTACTTACCATGGCGCTCCACGTCACGACTGTCCGTTCCGGCATGCCGTCGAACACCGCCCGCGCCTCATCGACGCGCCCGGCCCTCGCGAGCGCCACAATCACGCTGTTGCACGCCACCACGTCGAACTCTGGGCACTGGCCGAACAGAGCCAGCGCCTCGTTTGCGCGGCCGCAGGACGCATACATGGCGATCGTGGCGTTGCGCACGTACGCGTCCCCGGCGAGGCCGAGCTTGAGCGCCATCCCGTGGAGCGCCGCGCCGTCGCTGGCGCGTCCCAGGCGCGCGTACGCCGCGAACAGCGAAGGGAACGTGCGCCGCTCTGGCAGCATGGGCGAACCGAGCATGTCGACGAACAAGGCGACGGCAGCCTCCGGTCCGGCCCCGTCGGACAGCGCCTTGATCACGGTGTTCCACATGAAGGAGTTGGGCCTCGGGTGGTGCCTCACGATACGCTCCGCGTAGGTAACGTTGCGACCCGGGCCCGCGCAGAAGGCGACAGCGCGGCTGGCGGCGATGGGGTCCCTGGCGAGGCCGGACTTGACGAGCGCGGCGTGGAGCTGGCGCAGGTGCGCCATGGAGGCGCATCGCGTGTGGAGGAGGGTGAGGGCTGGATGGGAGGCGATGAAGGCGGAGATGGAagcggaggaggggaggagaggggcgGTGCtcggggtgggggtgggggtgggcgAGCAGCAAGCACGAGCGTGCAGTGGCGCCATTGCCATATCTCTCCAGGTCGCTTCGGCTTCGTCCGTGTGGTTTTGGTGTTTGCGCGCTGCCGGTGTCTGGATAAGGTGGCTTTAATTGGGCTGGGCTTAATGAGTTTTGCCGTTTGGGCAACATAGTAAGGCCCAATAACTCAAGTGCATTTAGGCCCAATGGACCAGGTATCTTTTCTTAGATGTCCCATGTTATTATCTTACAGTTCTTAGAAATTCAGTCTATCAGTAACTAGAATTATGAATAATATCTATGTTTTCGATTAAACCAGGCCTGGAATGCACAAAACCCAGCACATATTAGCTCACTTTTCAATTGGCGCCAATAATATAGCTTATTCCTTTACATCCAAGGTTGCTGAATTCACAGACCTATGCCCTCTGGGTCTCAAGAAGCATCTGATGACTTGTTTGTTGTTTCCATCCAAAAAAGtcaggagaaaaaaaatgccTTGTCTGGAACATAGAAATTTCAAAGATCCCGCAAGAATCAGAAAATTAACCCACATTTCAAACGGGGCCTATAAGGTTGGAGTCCGTCAGCATTGATCAACAGTGATTTAGACAAGTTCCCACAATATGTTaacaaaatgaaaaagaatAATATTAATCTCCGAACCAGGAATTCGGGTTAAAGACCGAACAAATCACCAATTTAACAGAATTCGGTACAGAGAACATGTTGTAGAACGAAGTTTTACACCCCTTTAAAtgtttttttctcgaacacgacCCGCTTCTAAATATTGCTTCTGTATTCCAGAATTTTCTTCGCATGACATTCCTTCCACAGAGCTTGTGATGTCATTTGAAATCGTCAACTAAGGTAAAGAATTACCTCCTTGCCGTAAATTGACACTCTTTATGCTGGGGTGACAAAGAATGATATACACTTCAATCGCAGCGACAATTGCCTCTTGGTGCTTCTCCTAAGATTATTGCGAACGATTACAAAAACCAGCATTTGCATCTGCGCAGATCTTGTGGACCTTCAAACCACCTGTCCCAGGACTGATCTGCCGGCCCAGTAGTTCTGCAGTAACAGgagggagaaaaaagaaaaaggcacaAGACTGTGAATACGGGTAAGAATACGGTACTTGGATGAAAACAATACAAGGATTTTCCTTTCTTACACTGGAAGTAGTGGGTCGGCTTTCCTTTCAATGGTTGCTAGAAACCTGGTACAAGAAAATAATGCAATTAGTCTCCAATAACAACACCAGAAATGCTTTCACTAGCACCATATGGTAAAGAGTAATAATGGAATTGATCACATTTTCTTCTGACACGTACTCTTGCAATGCTGATGATACCTTATCTGTTTTCTCAAGCTCTTCAATTTCCTCCTGCATGCAGTCACATTGTCAAAATTAGTCCTCAGAAAACATTGAGAATATATCTCATTTGCTAGGAGGTGGAATACCAGAaatgttgaaagaaaaaaaagacacatTTTCCGGTTGTGCATAGTTATAGAatgagtaaaaaaaatatctctGACAGTAATGTCTTGAATGAAGGTGAAGGCAATTAGATAAGTAGTCTAGTCTATACTCCATAGCACCAATATTGAGAAATTTAATATGATATGATTTGGTAAATTGTGCTTTGTTCGGATGTGCAACAGTGCAAGTAGCTTTGTTTATTTGCATTTCTTTTGTGTGACTAGTGAATATGCTGGACATTTAGAAGATGAGACATGTGTTCCACTGTAATCCAACCTACCCTTTGAAAGGATAGCAACCTAAAAAGTTTAACTGCATATCACTTAATAGGAACGGCAATCACTACAATTTATCAAAATGAACTTGTAGTAAGTATAATAACATCATGATGAGAGC of Phragmites australis chromosome 3, lpPhrAust1.1, whole genome shotgun sequence contains these proteins:
- the LOC133912912 gene encoding pentatricopeptide repeat-containing protein At2g42920, chloroplastic-like; this translates as MAMAPLHARACCSPTPTPTPSTAPLLPSSASISAFIASHPALTLLHTRCASMAHLRQLHAALVKSGLARDPIAASRAVAFCAGPGRNVTYAERIVRHHPRPNSFMWNTVIKALSDGAGPEAAVALFVDMLGSPMLPERRTFPSLFAAYARLGRASDGAALHGMALKLGLAGDAYVRNATIAMYASCGRANEALALFGQCPEFDVVACNSVIVALARAGRVDEARAVFDGMPERTVVTWSAMVSTYARAARCKDAMALFAAMQADGVEPNANVLVSVLGCCANLGALEQGAWVHAYIGTHRVAMNALVVTALVDMYCKCGSIHKARQVFDTARSQGLAKLSSWNSMMQGLAVHGQCQEAVALFSELNSYGLSPDNVTFIAVLTAYGHSGMPEEAKAAFASMASEHGVVPEIEHYGCIVDALARAGRLREAEDAIWSMPMAPDAAVWGALLSGCRLHGDAELGARAAREAVRCDPRDSGAYVLAASVLERGGEAGCGAGVRGRMRQAGVAKVPGCSMIEVNGVVHEFVS
- the LOC133912913 gene encoding guanine nucleotide-binding protein subunit gamma 1; this translates as MQVGGGGGGGGGGGDAADMRGRHRIQAELKKLEQEARFLEEEIEELEKTDKVSSALQEFLATIERKADPLLPVTTGPADQSWDRWFEGPQDLRRCKCWFL
- the LOC133912910 gene encoding uncharacterized protein LOC133912910, with the protein product MVLWTAVAIESGASGPCPQGVRRWMSSGDSSLAATATCSWESWVLEWRGKGTEIDLAMTLGPLHPLPRARRRCHAATSAASPPWRMAALIGWKYRTGGRDSLPCIACKRKGGAALASMELLPMGCRRQACVLTGDFIDING